One segment of Anastrepha obliqua isolate idAnaObli1 chromosome 3, idAnaObli1_1.0, whole genome shotgun sequence DNA contains the following:
- the LOC129240907 gene encoding uncharacterized protein LOC129240907 isoform X1 has translation MEPVEWSKFVDNSFVALPAQLKAIEEALNVSNSLNVKAKLEINISQISYAIKMEIRSGTALNLNDYFEHMIKLNTEHESSLKLIIQVIYPIVGECSRNECMKGSNLIFTAGWAELLIDALFSNTWDKTTISDVLLCLKLYSKTFCEIDIVRRLWHTLLKNFPKSDIITITAMYVLIQFFDEFFEVIDALEVNRNVEKFVYKLLLSDGREEWKAAVYLMKKLNSNADFKVKSFWISYITVLENLKENQSHLILPSLECLKQNHLKTIKLKLWLDILYIKILSHQNILVIRWALVYILENFTCADLSPSVLLQFIKASNHTSLYNCESYFLPTENIHKFLNAGLHRFVESLSEVHLKSVPLHFWLTNIRICKSILPIYSYELILKIAARIRPLQNQFIRLKSIELFEDIFFEAICRMQMSEFVVMVESLYNVTDPFNHFEIFYLKLVKCFENGDRLSLTQRFYEIVTNNLRGELTFIHPNLEWSVHAPNDIKEQSSLAQSNLLDSIADRLKYVKKSDIEDLIWIALMLVFESENSEIVRNICQIFWDLNLDDLIGIPFEALMREITSKIKCGVDKTAFVRKKLTDLFVKEYLTKFSDLYNFTVKAEDILNTGSHKTLLKLSQLLANNAEEVDMSTFHAFLVVLKRCYRMPSLCYIVTTNLLKYLKSLYSSNQLEDYVNQILCIDFENVGICAAVLSSGVVLNKETYIKGIMTGDANFGDARTEELYLFKIDTTHCLRLQQIRLRYALSVPFGYTNTILNELLDIYKTLSIKKPRYFENSMEHRLKMRIANAIFLKIQSNTEFWNEDLLLLVLKYNNQPNVNYMLELLVAKCAPDDKFILDKLNEVTGYTPSQQVSLISIVHCYSVLNKHTISKEFRDVMVNKLLPLTMGAHFQTRLYAQLVIYDNLDKSNASINDEPLLPNHINIKEGIASAIGPRLNELLNDVRFLLPYIYLSNPTDFYDILMFITMAPAEEYLSSMDYSRYEASRCIFSKKRSSSAKEIPTSSSNLTNMQRKMNPENDICAVSSLMRSETAAESEMFVVASLIDKIPNLGGIARTCEVLGIQNLVLSSILLVEKEDFRSVSMTAEKNLNITEVRPSRLQEFFKEKQADGFKIVGAEQTVDSVNIIGFEFPRKCILVLGHEKEGIPSNILGFLDYAIEIPQFGVLRSLNVHVTGALFMWEYCKQHIVENSLTTTP, from the exons ATGGAGCCAGTTGAATGGTCTAAATTTGTGGATAATTCCTTCGTGGCACTTCCAGCGCAGCTGAAAGCAATAGAGGAGGCTCTTAATGTATCAAACTCATTGAATGTAAAAGCTAAgctagaaataaatatatctcAGATAAGCTATGCAATCAAAATGGAAATAAGAAGCGGCACGGCGCTAAATCTTAATGATTACTTCGAACATATGATCAAACTAAATACTGAGCACGAATCATCTTTAAAGTTAATTATACAGGTTATTTACCCTATTGTAGGAGAATGTTCGCGGAACGAGTGTATGAAAGGATCGAATTTGATTTTCACTGCTGGATGGGCAGAGCTATTAATCGATGCACTATTTTCCAATACTTGGGATAAAACAACAATTTCCGATGTGCTGTTATGTCTAAAATTGTACTCAAAAACATTTTGTGAAATCGACATTGTGCGACGTCTTTGGCATACACTCCTCaagaattttccaaaaagcGATATCATAACAATTACTGCAATGTATGTCCTTATTCAGTTTTTTGATGAATTCTTTGAAGTAATAGATGCTCTGGAGGTCAATCGAAATGTGGAAAAATTCGTTTATAAGCTATTACTATCAGATGGTCGTGAAGAGTGGAAAGCTGCTgtatatttgatgaaaaaactgAACTCGAATGCTGATTTTAAAGTAAAGAGCTTTTGGATATCGTACATCACTgtcttagaaaatttaaaagaaaatcaatCGCATCTTATACTACCATCTTTAGAATGTCTCAAACAAAACcatttaaaaacaatcaaattaaaattgtgGCTAGATATTCTATACATAAAAATTCTGTCACACCAAAATATTCTCGTCATTCGTTGGGCACTTGTGTACattcttgaaaattttaccTGCGCAGACTTAAGCCCAAGTGTATTGCTACAATTTATAAAAGCCAGCAACCATACAAGTTTATACAATTGTGAGAGCTACTTTTTACCAACGGAAAATATCCACAAGTTTTTGAATGCGGGGCTTCATCGGTTTGTGGAGAGTTTGTCAGAAGTTCATTTGAAATCCGTTCCTTTGCATTTTTGGCTCACCaatatacgtatatgtaaatCAATTTTACCAATATATTCGTACgagttgattttaaaaattgcagCAAGAATTCGGCCACTTCAAAACCAATTTATTCGGTTAAAGTCAATAGAATTGTTCGAAGACATATTCTTTGAAGCCATTTGTAGAATGCAAATGTCTGAATTTGTCGTTATGGTAGAATCGTTGTATAATGTTACAGATCCTTTCaatcattttgaaatattttatctgAAATTGGTAAAATGTTTTGAGAATGGTGATAGACTGTCGTTGACGCAACGGTTTTATGAGATTGTTACAAATAATTTGCGAGGTGAACTCACATTTATTCATCCAAATTTGGAATGGTCTGTGCATGCGCCTAATGATATTAAAGAACAATCGAGTTTAGCCCAGTCAAATCTATTAGACAGCATAGCTGATAGgttgaaatatgtaaaaaaatcggACATTGAGGATCTTATTTGGATTGCACTGATGCTCGTATTTGAGTCAGAAAACTCGGAAATTGTGCGGAACATTTGCCAAATATTTTGGGATCTGAATTTGGATGACTTGATTGGTATTCCTTTTGAAGCATTAATGCGTGAAATAACTTCAAAGATAAAGTGTGGAGTGGATAAGACAGCATTTGTGCGCAAGAAGTTGACTGATTTATTTGTTAAAgagtatttaacaaaattttcggaTTTATACAATTTCACTGTAAAAGCAGAAGATATTTTAAACACGGGATCACATAAAACACTGCTAAAACTCTCTCAATTGTTAGCTAATAATGCCGAGGAAGTCGACATGAGTACTTTCCACGCATTTTTAGTAGTACTTAAAAGATGTTATCGGATGCCATCGCTTTGTTACATTGT aacgacaaatttattgaaatatttaaaaagcctATACTCGTCAAATCAGTTGGAAGACTatgtaaatcaaattttatgtatAGACTTTGAAAATGTTGGTATCTGTGCAGCGGTTTTGAGCTCCGGAGTAGTTCTAAATAAAGAAACTTATATCAAGGGTATAATGACTGGAGACGCAAACTTTGGTGATGCAAG GACGGAAGAactgtatttattcaaaatagacaCAACGCATTGTCTTCGTTTACAACAAATACGTTTGCGATATGCCTTATCTGTACCATTTGGCTATACGAACACAATATTAAATGAGCTTCTCGACATATATAAGACTTTGAGCATAAAAAAGCCAAGGTATTTTGAAAACTCCATGGAGCACAGATTGAAGATGAGAATAGCAAACGcaatattcttaaaaatacaATCGAATACAGAGTTTTGGAATGAAGATCTACTACTCCTCGTACTGAAGTACAATAATCAACCGAATGTCAATTATATGCTCGAACTTCTTGTTGCGAAATGTGCGCCTGATGATAAATTTATTCTAGATAAATTGAATGAA gtGACCGGATACACCCCAAGCCAACAGGTGTCTCTTATTAGTATAGTGCACTGTTACTCTGTACTGAATAAGCACACAATTTCTAAGGAATTTCGTGACGTTATGGTAAATAAACTTCTACCGCTTACCATGGGTGCACATTTCCAGACGCGTCTATATGCCCAGCTAGTTATTTACGACAATTTAGATAAATCAAATGCCTCAAT AAATGATGAACCTTTATTACCAAATCACATCAATATAAAAGAAGGAATAGCATCAGCCATTGGACCACGGCTAAACGAATTATTGAACGATGTACGGTTTTTGCTgccttatatttatttaagtaatCCTACCgatttttatgacattttgatgTTTATTACTATGGCTCCAGCTGAAGAGTATTTGTCGAGTATGGATTATAGCAGATACGAAGCATCGAGAtgcatattttccaaaaaaagaagCAGTTCTGCCAAAGAGATACCAACATCTAGTAGTAATTTGACTAACATGCAGCGCAAAATGAACCCCGAAAATGACATCTGTGCTGTGAGCAGTCTTATGAGGTCAGAAACAGCTGCAGAAAGTGAg ATGTTTGTAGTGGCAAGCCTAATAGACAAAATTCCAAACCTTGGAGGGATCGCACGAACATGCGAAGTGCTTGGTAtacaaaatttggttttaagCTCAATACTTCTTGTTGAAAAAGAAGATTTTAGAAGTGTGAG catgactgctgaaaaaaatcttaatatcACCGAAGTTCGACCATCGCGTTTGCAAGAATTCTTCAAAGAGAAACAAGCGGATGGTTTCAAAATTGTAGGTGCCGAGCAAACTGTTGACAGCGTAAATATAATTGGCTTCGAATTTCCCCGAAAGTGCATTTTAGTGTTAGG ACATGAAAAAGAAGGCATTCCAAGTAATATTTTGGGCTTCTTAGATTACGCAATCGAAATACCACAGTTTGGGGTATTACGATCTTTAAATGTGCACGTTACCGGAGCTTTATTTATGTGGGAATATTGCAAGCAACACATTGTTGAAAACTCTTTGACAACTACACCATAA
- the LOC129240907 gene encoding uncharacterized protein LOC129240907 isoform X2 encodes MEPVEWSKFVDNSFVALPAQLKAIEEALNVSNSLNVKAKLEINISQISYAIKMEIRSGTALNLNDYFEHMIKLNTEHESSLKLIIQVIYPIVGECSRNECMKGSNLIFTAGWAELLIDALFSNTWDKTTISDVLLCLKLYSKTFCEIDIVRRLWHTLLKNFPKSDIITITAMYVLIQFFDEFFEVIDALEVNRNVEKFVYKLLLSDGREEWKAAVYLMKKLNSNADFKVKSFWISYITVLENLKENQSHLILPSLECLKQNHLKTIKLKLWLDILYIKILSHQNILVIRWALVYILENFTCADLSPSVLLQFIKASNHTSLYNCESYFLPTENIHKFLNAGLHRFVESLSEVHLKSVPLHFWLTNIRICKSILPIYSYELILKIAARIRPLQNQFIRLKSIELFEDIFFEAICRMQMSEFVVMVESLYNVTDPFNHFEIFYLKLVKCFENGDRLSLTQRFYEIVTNNLRGELTFIHPNLEWSVHAPNDIKEQSSLAQSNLLDSIADRLKYVKKSDIEDLIWIALMLVFESENSEIVRNICQIFWDLNLDDLIGIPFEALMREITSKIKCGVDKTAFVRKKLTDLFVKEYLTKFSDLYNFTVKAEDILNTGSHKTLLKLSQLLANNAEEVDMSTFHAFLVVLKRCYRMPSLCYIVTTNLLKYLKSLYSSNQLEDYVNQILCIDFENVGICAAVLSSGVVLNKETYIKGIMTGDANFGDARTEELYLFKIDTTHCLRLQQIRLRYALSVPFGYTNTILNELLDIYKTLSIKKPRYFENSMEHRLKMRIANAIFLKIQSNTEFWNEDLLLLVLKYNNQPNVNYMLELLVAKCAPDDKFILDKLNEVTGYTPSQQVSLISIVHCYSVLNKHTISKEFRDVMVNKLLPLTMGAHFQTRLYAQLVIYDNLDKSNASINDEPLLPNHINIKEGIASAIGPRLNELLNDVRFLLPYIYLSNPTDFYDILMFITMAPAEEYLSSMDYSRYEASRCIFSKKRSSSAKEIPTSSSNLTNMQRKMNPENDICAVSSLMRSETAAESEMFVVASLIDKIPNLGGIARTCEVLGIQNLVLSSILLVEKEDFRSHDC; translated from the exons ATGGAGCCAGTTGAATGGTCTAAATTTGTGGATAATTCCTTCGTGGCACTTCCAGCGCAGCTGAAAGCAATAGAGGAGGCTCTTAATGTATCAAACTCATTGAATGTAAAAGCTAAgctagaaataaatatatctcAGATAAGCTATGCAATCAAAATGGAAATAAGAAGCGGCACGGCGCTAAATCTTAATGATTACTTCGAACATATGATCAAACTAAATACTGAGCACGAATCATCTTTAAAGTTAATTATACAGGTTATTTACCCTATTGTAGGAGAATGTTCGCGGAACGAGTGTATGAAAGGATCGAATTTGATTTTCACTGCTGGATGGGCAGAGCTATTAATCGATGCACTATTTTCCAATACTTGGGATAAAACAACAATTTCCGATGTGCTGTTATGTCTAAAATTGTACTCAAAAACATTTTGTGAAATCGACATTGTGCGACGTCTTTGGCATACACTCCTCaagaattttccaaaaagcGATATCATAACAATTACTGCAATGTATGTCCTTATTCAGTTTTTTGATGAATTCTTTGAAGTAATAGATGCTCTGGAGGTCAATCGAAATGTGGAAAAATTCGTTTATAAGCTATTACTATCAGATGGTCGTGAAGAGTGGAAAGCTGCTgtatatttgatgaaaaaactgAACTCGAATGCTGATTTTAAAGTAAAGAGCTTTTGGATATCGTACATCACTgtcttagaaaatttaaaagaaaatcaatCGCATCTTATACTACCATCTTTAGAATGTCTCAAACAAAACcatttaaaaacaatcaaattaaaattgtgGCTAGATATTCTATACATAAAAATTCTGTCACACCAAAATATTCTCGTCATTCGTTGGGCACTTGTGTACattcttgaaaattttaccTGCGCAGACTTAAGCCCAAGTGTATTGCTACAATTTATAAAAGCCAGCAACCATACAAGTTTATACAATTGTGAGAGCTACTTTTTACCAACGGAAAATATCCACAAGTTTTTGAATGCGGGGCTTCATCGGTTTGTGGAGAGTTTGTCAGAAGTTCATTTGAAATCCGTTCCTTTGCATTTTTGGCTCACCaatatacgtatatgtaaatCAATTTTACCAATATATTCGTACgagttgattttaaaaattgcagCAAGAATTCGGCCACTTCAAAACCAATTTATTCGGTTAAAGTCAATAGAATTGTTCGAAGACATATTCTTTGAAGCCATTTGTAGAATGCAAATGTCTGAATTTGTCGTTATGGTAGAATCGTTGTATAATGTTACAGATCCTTTCaatcattttgaaatattttatctgAAATTGGTAAAATGTTTTGAGAATGGTGATAGACTGTCGTTGACGCAACGGTTTTATGAGATTGTTACAAATAATTTGCGAGGTGAACTCACATTTATTCATCCAAATTTGGAATGGTCTGTGCATGCGCCTAATGATATTAAAGAACAATCGAGTTTAGCCCAGTCAAATCTATTAGACAGCATAGCTGATAGgttgaaatatgtaaaaaaatcggACATTGAGGATCTTATTTGGATTGCACTGATGCTCGTATTTGAGTCAGAAAACTCGGAAATTGTGCGGAACATTTGCCAAATATTTTGGGATCTGAATTTGGATGACTTGATTGGTATTCCTTTTGAAGCATTAATGCGTGAAATAACTTCAAAGATAAAGTGTGGAGTGGATAAGACAGCATTTGTGCGCAAGAAGTTGACTGATTTATTTGTTAAAgagtatttaacaaaattttcggaTTTATACAATTTCACTGTAAAAGCAGAAGATATTTTAAACACGGGATCACATAAAACACTGCTAAAACTCTCTCAATTGTTAGCTAATAATGCCGAGGAAGTCGACATGAGTACTTTCCACGCATTTTTAGTAGTACTTAAAAGATGTTATCGGATGCCATCGCTTTGTTACATTGT aacgacaaatttattgaaatatttaaaaagcctATACTCGTCAAATCAGTTGGAAGACTatgtaaatcaaattttatgtatAGACTTTGAAAATGTTGGTATCTGTGCAGCGGTTTTGAGCTCCGGAGTAGTTCTAAATAAAGAAACTTATATCAAGGGTATAATGACTGGAGACGCAAACTTTGGTGATGCAAG GACGGAAGAactgtatttattcaaaatagacaCAACGCATTGTCTTCGTTTACAACAAATACGTTTGCGATATGCCTTATCTGTACCATTTGGCTATACGAACACAATATTAAATGAGCTTCTCGACATATATAAGACTTTGAGCATAAAAAAGCCAAGGTATTTTGAAAACTCCATGGAGCACAGATTGAAGATGAGAATAGCAAACGcaatattcttaaaaatacaATCGAATACAGAGTTTTGGAATGAAGATCTACTACTCCTCGTACTGAAGTACAATAATCAACCGAATGTCAATTATATGCTCGAACTTCTTGTTGCGAAATGTGCGCCTGATGATAAATTTATTCTAGATAAATTGAATGAA gtGACCGGATACACCCCAAGCCAACAGGTGTCTCTTATTAGTATAGTGCACTGTTACTCTGTACTGAATAAGCACACAATTTCTAAGGAATTTCGTGACGTTATGGTAAATAAACTTCTACCGCTTACCATGGGTGCACATTTCCAGACGCGTCTATATGCCCAGCTAGTTATTTACGACAATTTAGATAAATCAAATGCCTCAAT AAATGATGAACCTTTATTACCAAATCACATCAATATAAAAGAAGGAATAGCATCAGCCATTGGACCACGGCTAAACGAATTATTGAACGATGTACGGTTTTTGCTgccttatatttatttaagtaatCCTACCgatttttatgacattttgatgTTTATTACTATGGCTCCAGCTGAAGAGTATTTGTCGAGTATGGATTATAGCAGATACGAAGCATCGAGAtgcatattttccaaaaaaagaagCAGTTCTGCCAAAGAGATACCAACATCTAGTAGTAATTTGACTAACATGCAGCGCAAAATGAACCCCGAAAATGACATCTGTGCTGTGAGCAGTCTTATGAGGTCAGAAACAGCTGCAGAAAGTGAg ATGTTTGTAGTGGCAAGCCTAATAGACAAAATTCCAAACCTTGGAGGGATCGCACGAACATGCGAAGTGCTTGGTAtacaaaatttggttttaagCTCAATACTTCTTGTTGAAAAAGAAGATTTTAGAAGT catgactgctga
- the LOC129240907 gene encoding uncharacterized protein LOC129240907 isoform X3 gives MEPVEWSKFVDNSFVALPAQLKAIEEALNVSNSLNVKAKLEINISQISYAIKMEIRSGTALNLNDYFEHMIKLNTEHESSLKLIIQVIYPIVGECSRNECMKGSNLIFTAGWAELLIDALFSNTWDKTTISDVLLCLKLYSKTFCEIDIVRRLWHTLLKNFPKSDIITITAMYVLIQFFDEFFEVIDALEVNRNVEKFVYKLLLSDGREEWKAAVYLMKKLNSNADFKVKSFWISYITVLENLKENQSHLILPSLECLKQNHLKTIKLKLWLDILYIKILSHQNILVIRWALVYILENFTCADLSPSVLLQFIKASNHTSLYNCESYFLPTENIHKFLNAGLHRFVESLSEVHLKSVPLHFWLTNIRICKSILPIYSYELILKIAARIRPLQNQFIRLKSIELFEDIFFEAICRMQMSEFVVMVESLYNVTDPFNHFEIFYLKLVKCFENGDRLSLTQRFYEIVTNNLRGELTFIHPNLEWSVHAPNDIKEQSSLAQSNLLDSIADRLKYVKKSDIEDLIWIALMLVFESENSEIVRNICQIFWDLNLDDLIGIPFEALMREITSKIKCGVDKTAFVRKKLTDLFVKEYLTKFSDLYNFTVKAEDILNTGSHKTLLKLSQLLANNAEEVDMSTFHAFLVVLKRCYRMPSLCYIVTTNLLKYLKSLYSSNQLEDYVNQILCIDFENVGICAAVLSSGVVLNKETYIKGIMTGDANFGDARTEELYLFKIDTTHCLRLQQIRLRYALSVPFGYTNTILNELLDIYKTLSIKKPRYFENSMEHRLKMRIANAIFLKIQSNTEFWNEDLLLLVLKYNNQPNVNYMLELLVAKCAPDDKFILDKLNEVTGYTPSQQVSLISIVHCYSVLNKHTISKEFRDVMVNKLLPLTMGAHFQTRLYAQLVIYDNLDKSNASINDEPLLPNHINIKEGIASAIGPRLNELLNDVRFLLPYIYLSNPTDFYDILMFITMAPAEEYLSSMDYSRYEASRCIFSKKRSSSAKEIPTSSSNLTNMQRKMNPENDICAVSSLMRSETAAESE, from the exons ATGGAGCCAGTTGAATGGTCTAAATTTGTGGATAATTCCTTCGTGGCACTTCCAGCGCAGCTGAAAGCAATAGAGGAGGCTCTTAATGTATCAAACTCATTGAATGTAAAAGCTAAgctagaaataaatatatctcAGATAAGCTATGCAATCAAAATGGAAATAAGAAGCGGCACGGCGCTAAATCTTAATGATTACTTCGAACATATGATCAAACTAAATACTGAGCACGAATCATCTTTAAAGTTAATTATACAGGTTATTTACCCTATTGTAGGAGAATGTTCGCGGAACGAGTGTATGAAAGGATCGAATTTGATTTTCACTGCTGGATGGGCAGAGCTATTAATCGATGCACTATTTTCCAATACTTGGGATAAAACAACAATTTCCGATGTGCTGTTATGTCTAAAATTGTACTCAAAAACATTTTGTGAAATCGACATTGTGCGACGTCTTTGGCATACACTCCTCaagaattttccaaaaagcGATATCATAACAATTACTGCAATGTATGTCCTTATTCAGTTTTTTGATGAATTCTTTGAAGTAATAGATGCTCTGGAGGTCAATCGAAATGTGGAAAAATTCGTTTATAAGCTATTACTATCAGATGGTCGTGAAGAGTGGAAAGCTGCTgtatatttgatgaaaaaactgAACTCGAATGCTGATTTTAAAGTAAAGAGCTTTTGGATATCGTACATCACTgtcttagaaaatttaaaagaaaatcaatCGCATCTTATACTACCATCTTTAGAATGTCTCAAACAAAACcatttaaaaacaatcaaattaaaattgtgGCTAGATATTCTATACATAAAAATTCTGTCACACCAAAATATTCTCGTCATTCGTTGGGCACTTGTGTACattcttgaaaattttaccTGCGCAGACTTAAGCCCAAGTGTATTGCTACAATTTATAAAAGCCAGCAACCATACAAGTTTATACAATTGTGAGAGCTACTTTTTACCAACGGAAAATATCCACAAGTTTTTGAATGCGGGGCTTCATCGGTTTGTGGAGAGTTTGTCAGAAGTTCATTTGAAATCCGTTCCTTTGCATTTTTGGCTCACCaatatacgtatatgtaaatCAATTTTACCAATATATTCGTACgagttgattttaaaaattgcagCAAGAATTCGGCCACTTCAAAACCAATTTATTCGGTTAAAGTCAATAGAATTGTTCGAAGACATATTCTTTGAAGCCATTTGTAGAATGCAAATGTCTGAATTTGTCGTTATGGTAGAATCGTTGTATAATGTTACAGATCCTTTCaatcattttgaaatattttatctgAAATTGGTAAAATGTTTTGAGAATGGTGATAGACTGTCGTTGACGCAACGGTTTTATGAGATTGTTACAAATAATTTGCGAGGTGAACTCACATTTATTCATCCAAATTTGGAATGGTCTGTGCATGCGCCTAATGATATTAAAGAACAATCGAGTTTAGCCCAGTCAAATCTATTAGACAGCATAGCTGATAGgttgaaatatgtaaaaaaatcggACATTGAGGATCTTATTTGGATTGCACTGATGCTCGTATTTGAGTCAGAAAACTCGGAAATTGTGCGGAACATTTGCCAAATATTTTGGGATCTGAATTTGGATGACTTGATTGGTATTCCTTTTGAAGCATTAATGCGTGAAATAACTTCAAAGATAAAGTGTGGAGTGGATAAGACAGCATTTGTGCGCAAGAAGTTGACTGATTTATTTGTTAAAgagtatttaacaaaattttcggaTTTATACAATTTCACTGTAAAAGCAGAAGATATTTTAAACACGGGATCACATAAAACACTGCTAAAACTCTCTCAATTGTTAGCTAATAATGCCGAGGAAGTCGACATGAGTACTTTCCACGCATTTTTAGTAGTACTTAAAAGATGTTATCGGATGCCATCGCTTTGTTACATTGT aacgacaaatttattgaaatatttaaaaagcctATACTCGTCAAATCAGTTGGAAGACTatgtaaatcaaattttatgtatAGACTTTGAAAATGTTGGTATCTGTGCAGCGGTTTTGAGCTCCGGAGTAGTTCTAAATAAAGAAACTTATATCAAGGGTATAATGACTGGAGACGCAAACTTTGGTGATGCAAG GACGGAAGAactgtatttattcaaaatagacaCAACGCATTGTCTTCGTTTACAACAAATACGTTTGCGATATGCCTTATCTGTACCATTTGGCTATACGAACACAATATTAAATGAGCTTCTCGACATATATAAGACTTTGAGCATAAAAAAGCCAAGGTATTTTGAAAACTCCATGGAGCACAGATTGAAGATGAGAATAGCAAACGcaatattcttaaaaatacaATCGAATACAGAGTTTTGGAATGAAGATCTACTACTCCTCGTACTGAAGTACAATAATCAACCGAATGTCAATTATATGCTCGAACTTCTTGTTGCGAAATGTGCGCCTGATGATAAATTTATTCTAGATAAATTGAATGAA gtGACCGGATACACCCCAAGCCAACAGGTGTCTCTTATTAGTATAGTGCACTGTTACTCTGTACTGAATAAGCACACAATTTCTAAGGAATTTCGTGACGTTATGGTAAATAAACTTCTACCGCTTACCATGGGTGCACATTTCCAGACGCGTCTATATGCCCAGCTAGTTATTTACGACAATTTAGATAAATCAAATGCCTCAAT AAATGATGAACCTTTATTACCAAATCACATCAATATAAAAGAAGGAATAGCATCAGCCATTGGACCACGGCTAAACGAATTATTGAACGATGTACGGTTTTTGCTgccttatatttatttaagtaatCCTACCgatttttatgacattttgatgTTTATTACTATGGCTCCAGCTGAAGAGTATTTGTCGAGTATGGATTATAGCAGATACGAAGCATCGAGAtgcatattttccaaaaaaagaagCAGTTCTGCCAAAGAGATACCAACATCTAGTAGTAATTTGACTAACATGCAGCGCAAAATGAACCCCGAAAATGACATCTGTGCTGTGAGCAGTCTTATGAGGTCAGAAACAGCTGCAGAAAGTGAg TGA